The proteins below come from a single Aegilops tauschii subsp. strangulata cultivar AL8/78 chromosome 6, Aet v6.0, whole genome shotgun sequence genomic window:
- the LOC109770597 gene encoding uncharacterized protein, producing the protein MSISLRRRGAATTGGDDEEEEEEEGVYREEDRIARYRGLWESRFAGKFGSFDDQTSLGPTRFTFGPIPSYARPHCTMQIFSVRVADLEDGLRWPLHVHGLVAARDTSDHNRNFLFNRTRDNCQVLTQQDPYLLLTGPSRAIVIIDPITIEFQLKVKSKMDPEEDEMLAFGIFNYPQTYLATHVIRSGILCDRCTIELAYAPLDPSVEATVIGVRIIDGVWPEGLRGRVVTEVTTVREGEVLLLDSRDGKMPISPRPARSSSRGASCQWTSRGGSWLSPWWRPLRPLAKKTAMMVVALPSLLREARPCSRRRGPARAMAPAILASARWMLLLHGPLFQACGMSGAPLRNSRRRGHE; encoded by the exons gaggaagaggaggaggagggggtttacagggaggaagaTCGGATCGCCAGGTACCGCGGGCTGTGGGAGAGCCGCTTCGCCGGCAAATTTGGCTCCTTCGACGACCAGA CAAGTCTTGGTCCCACGCGCTTTACATTCGGACCCATCCCGAGCTACGCGAGACCTCATTGTACCATGCAGATCTTCAGCGTTCGGGTGGCTGACCTGGAAGACGGCCTCCGGTGGCCGCTGCATGTCCACGGCCTGGTCGCCGCCAGGGACACCTCGGATCACAATCGCAACTTCCTCTTCAACCGCACCAGGGATAACTGCCAGGTCCTCACCCAACAG GATCCATACCTACTGCTGACAGGCCCGTCGCGCGCGATCGTGATCATCGACCCGATCACGATTGAGTTCCAGCTGAAGGTGAAGAGCAAGATGGACCCCGAAGAGGACGAGATGCTGGCCTTTGGGATCTTCAACTACCCCCAGACCTACCTTGCCACACATGTGATCCGCTCTGGTATCCTCTGTGACCGGTGCACGATCGAGCTTGCCTACGCGCCGTTGGACCCCTCGGTCGAGGCGACCGTCATCGGTGTCCGGATCATCGACGGTGTCTGGCCAGAGGGTCTCCGAGGGCGCGTCGTCACCGAGGTCACAACCGTGAGGGAAGGAGAGGTGCTGCTGCTTGACTCCCGGGACGGGAAGATGCCGATCAGCCCTCGACCGGCGCGGTCGAGCTCTCGAGGCGCGTCGTGTCAGTGGACCTCGAGGGGGGGAAGCTGGTTGTCTCCGTGGTGGCGTCCCCTCAGACCGCTGGCAAAGAAGACGGCGATGATGGTGGTGGCGCTGCCGTCGTTGTTGCGCGAGGCGAGGCCGTGTTCGCGCCGAAGAGGGCCGGCACGAGCAATGGCACCTGCGATCTTGGCTTCTGCAAGGTGGATGTTGCTGTTGCATGGTCCCTTGTTTCAAGCTTGTGGAATGAGCGGCGCGCCCTTGCGAAACTCGCGGAGGAGAGGGCATGAATGA